In the genome of Calditrichota bacterium, the window TTTACCAATTGTTGGCTCGTCTTGATTCTCTTGCATAACGATATTGTCCGCATAATATTCCTCGAAAGCATCGAGAGCTTTACCTTGAAGTATTTTGCTGTTTAAATCATTTACCGCTGTTCTTATATCCATGATAGTTCCTTTCTTATCCTGTTATGTTTTAATTAATTATTATTTTCATTATTTGTGTTGCAACACATAAATAGTTAAAAAAACTCACTCCGCTGTTAAAATTCGATCACAAATTGATATAATTTTTTTTAAGTCATCTTCTCCCAACACGGTTTCAAGTTGTTGGCCGATAAGTTGATATTCACTGTTTATTTCTTCCAGCAGATTAATACCTTTTTGTGTGATTATCGCGACTGACTGACGCATATCATCTGTTGATTTTGATCGCACTACTAATTTTTTTTTGACCAGCTTACTTATTAGCCGGGTTATATCCGGAGAACGGTCCATCATTCTAGCAGATATTTCACAACGTGGATGACCATTTGGATAAACACCTTTTAAAATCCGCAAAATATTAAAATGCTGATACGAAATAGCATTCTTTTCGCAAGCTGCATTATGCATTTCTTTAATTTTATTCGAAGCCAATAAAATACTTAAAACGGCTTCATGTGATAAGCTGTCAAATTTCGATTGTTTTAATCTTTCTCTTACAAATGACATTTTCTTGTTACTCATTTTTATTACTGGGCGCAATATATGGTAAAAAAAAGCGTGTTGCAACACATAAAATATAAAAAAGAAAGGGAACCAAATTTGATTCCCTTAAAAAAATCTATAAAAATGAGTAGGAAAGTCCAACTGCAAGTGTTTGTTTTAACTGGCGTTTCCAGAAAATATCTTTATCATAAAGCAGTCGGAAATTAAAACTAACTTTTATAATATCAGTTACTTTTGCAGAAATGGTATTGTCCCAATTGACATCAATTTCATCGGTAGCTTCAAAGTTTGAAAATATCTCAAGTTTACTGTCATACAAAATTGTTTCAGTAAGTTTCATATTTAAATCCGTAACGGACTCGGCACCGATCTCATTTTTGAAATCTTCAATTTTAGTAGTTTCTTTGTCATCGGCATAGCCGGTGAAATCAGTTGTAAAAGTTTGTTTGGCAGCAAGACCAACACGAGTTTTGATTGTTTCGTTTGGCTTAAAACCAACACCAAAACTTTCAGTTAAGTATCCCGGATCAAACAAATTAGAAACAGCAACTTTTGGCGCGTCTGTAGTATACTGATATCCTTTTGTAAATTGCGTTTGCATTGTGGCTGCTGCATAAGGGTTGATTAAAACTCCAAGTTTATAAGTATAAACCGTTTCCAGTTTAATCTCATCAGCCGCTTTGCGTGATCCTAAATCGCCAACTTTTGATTCGCCATATTGCAGTTTTGCAGAATTGGCCCAGTTATATTTTTCTTGATCGTTCTCAAATTTTGCATTTAAATTTGCAGCCCAACTCCATGAATCTTCACCGCCTTGTTGCCAGTCTGTAAACGCATTTTGAGTAAAATTCAGATCACCAATCATACTGTTCTTCCAGCCATAAACAGGTTTTTTTTCTTCTTCTTGTGCAATTGAAAAGTTTGCCAGAATGCCAATCA includes:
- a CDS encoding MarR family transcriptional regulator, whose translation is MSNKKMSFVRERLKQSKFDSLSHEAVLSILLASNKIKEMHNAACEKNAISYQHFNILRILKGVYPNGHPRCEISARMMDRSPDITRLISKLVKKKLVVRSKSTDDMRQSVAIITQKGINLLEEINSEYQLIGQQLETVLGEDDLKKIISICDRILTAE
- a CDS encoding DUF3078 domain-containing protein, which codes for MRKLVSIFLMIGILANFSIAQEEEKKPVYGWKNSMIGDLNFTQNAFTDWQQGGEDSWSWAANLNAKFENDQEKYNWANSAKLQYGESKVGDLGSRKAADEIKLETVYTYKLGVLINPYAAATMQTQFTKGYQYTTDAPKVAVSNLFDPGYLTESFGVGFKPNETIKTRVGLAAKQTFTTDFTGYADDKETTKIEDFKNEIGAESVTDLNMKLTETILYDSKLEIFSNFEATDEIDVNWDNTISAKVTDIIKVSFNFRLLYDKDIFWKRQLKQTLAVGLSYSFL